The following are from one region of the Sphingomonas sp. J315 genome:
- a CDS encoding TetR/AcrR family transcriptional regulator encodes MEAARQAFFTRGFHAATIEEIAQAAGVSKVTVYSRFGDKETLFEEVIRVESARMAEVFDAQVADQRTLEDQLNAYGVALLSFMFSEDHVAIDRVLLNEISQIPSLARRFYEAGPGGVLRTSG; translated from the coding sequence ATCGAGGCGGCACGTCAGGCGTTCTTCACGCGTGGATTCCACGCCGCGACGATTGAGGAGATCGCCCAGGCGGCGGGTGTGTCGAAGGTCACGGTCTATAGCCGCTTTGGCGACAAGGAGACACTGTTCGAGGAGGTGATTCGCGTGGAAAGCGCGCGGATGGCCGAGGTATTCGACGCGCAGGTTGCCGACCAGCGGACACTGGAGGATCAGCTCAACGCCTATGGCGTCGCCTTGCTCAGCTTCATGTTCAGCGAGGATCATGTCGCGATCGACCGGGTGCTGCTCAACGAGATTTCGCAGATCCCGAGCCTTGCGCGCCGTTTTTACGAGGCGGGGCCGGGGGGTGTGCTTCGGACGTCTGGCTGA
- a CDS encoding TetR/AcrR family transcriptional regulator C-terminal domain-containing protein, with the protein MCFGRLAEVLAEAAARGEVEVDDPSLAAQDLCGLWKGAADLGMKLGLEPLPSPEAIRARVERATRLFLKMIGSKP; encoded by the coding sequence GTGTGCTTCGGACGTCTGGCTGAGGTTCTGGCCGAAGCGGCAGCGCGCGGCGAGGTCGAGGTGGATGATCCCAGTCTGGCTGCACAGGATTTGTGCGGGCTATGGAAGGGCGCGGCGGACTTGGGAATGAAGCTGGGACTTGAGCCGCTCCCGTCGCCCGAGGCGATCCGCGCACGGGTCGAACGCGCCACGCGATTGTTTCTCAAGATGATCGGATCGAAGCCGTGA